In Myxocyprinus asiaticus isolate MX2 ecotype Aquarium Trade chromosome 27, UBuf_Myxa_2, whole genome shotgun sequence, the DNA window CACAGGTAGATGACATCCGCCTGCTCGAGAGGGGGCGTGGCTGGGGCTTTAACCGCCGCTGGGGGcggggctttctcaggtggagCTGGTTTGCATGACTTGTCTTTGGCCGGGTCACATTTGGGGAGTGGCGGAAGAGCCGGAACACCCAGTTTGCTCTGGTAGTAAGAAGCGTTTGGACCGTAAACGTTTTCTAAGTGCCTCATCTGTTGATACAACATCCTGATCCGATCAATCTCATACAACTGAAAGAAAAACAGCcgaacaatataaaaatatacagtgaacaattacagcatttataaaatgtaaatgttctatTAACGTTAGCAATGTTTTTCTAACCCCTTCTGTGTGTCCGATGctgctgtaatatctgtaatacGCCTGGAAATCTGGAGTCTGTCTGTGCCAGCGCGGATCGATGTTGCGTTTGTGTCGAGAACTGGACAGGAACTCATGTGCCTTGTTGGAGTCGATACTCACTGGAGCAacatctaacacacacacacacacacacacacacacacgagatcCGACAGCAGAAATTAACACAGAAGAACAGAAACTATTTCAgacttttaaatatgttttaagtGTAAAAGTCTTTTACCTTCCCGTTTGATAACATTCATCAGGGATTTTGCCTCAAACAaaccttaaataaaatatttgagcAGTTAACTTTAAAAAGTACAAGACACAAATATGGATATAAATCATTAATAACACAGCAGTTTTATTGGAGATAAAACCCCCTCACATGGCATCAGCACGAGACTGAACACAAACACGAGCCTGACTGCAGACATGACCTCTgaccctgcacacacacataccgaATATTCAACATATGCACAGATAACAGCGTGTTTAAAGAATGAAACATAAAGTTTCTACTCACCTCTCGATTCCTCTCATCACTGATCGTGCAGGTGCTTATATACCCGCCGATCTTCTGTCAATCATTTCAGCGCCGTACAGCTATTGGTCAGATCAGCTCAATGACACACCTACCGCCGCGGGCGCGCGCTCTGGGCTCAATTATCCGCGCACGCGGAAATAATAAAAGGTAATCACAGGGAGCGCGCAACCGTTTTCTATTATCAGCTCGTAcaataaacagatcaataattgagAATATTAAACCCGTTTGCGTTTATAAACACGGAGACGGACGGATTTATGAATATAGTCGCGTCTGAGCGCGTGTCGCCACATTATTATCGGTGTAGTTTAAAACAGATGTGAAACTATAAAAACTGCGTTTCTGCAGACGCGACACATTCCAGAAACTTCCAACCCTTTTTATCACCTTTAATTTCATCCTGAGCTCAAAACACACATGTAAAGTGAAGAAACATGTTAAGACTTGAAAAAAAGGttttatacagacagacagacgactgAACTGGCTATCTGACCAAATAAACTcttcaatataaaataaaacattaaataaaagccCAACACACACTATAACCCGAGGGgtttataataaataaacaggTTTAACAATATAAGTTCAGGCTGTATAGAGACTGttacattgtttcatattattccagattgttctgcaacaagtttcattaaataaactgTGTCAATGTTTTTCCCTTCGGCACTAGTGTACTcttgttaaaactgttttaatactgttatgaatgttgtgTATATGCTGACATaaagatacttatatactaagatatattgtatatatatatacagtgttagatacttacaaactaagatatatatatatatatatatatatatatatatatatatatatatatatatatacagtgttagaaacttatatactaagatatatatatacagtgtttgatacttatatactaagatatatatatatatatatatatatatatatatatatatatatatatatatatatatatatgtgtgtgtgtgtacagtgtttaatacttatatactaagatatatatatatacagtgtttgatacatactaagatatatatatatatatatatatatatatatatatatatatatacacacacacacacagatatatacagtgtttgatacttatatacaaagacatatatatatatacagtgtttgatatTATACActaagagatatatatatatacagtgtttgatacttatatactaatatatatatatatagtgtttgatacttatatactaagatatatatacacagtgttagatacttatatactaagatatatatatacagtgtttgatacttatatactaagatatatatatatacagtgtttgatacttatatattaagatatatatatat includes these proteins:
- the LOC127418061 gene encoding uncharacterized protein LOC127418061; its protein translation is MSAVRLVFVFSLVLMPCLFEAKSLMNVIKREDVAPVSIDSNKAHEFLSSSRHKRNIDPRWHRQTPDFQAYYRYYSSIGHTEGLYEIDRIRMLYQQMRHLENVYGPNASYYQSKLGVPALPPLPKCDPAKDKSCKPAPPEKAPPPAAVKAPATPPLEQADVIYLCNNKDPLCKPHIVYMPTGAVPVLCDPRYHPTCELQGPPPPPPPPTKSEPPPPPAPILYKGMEYDCDPYWDPDCLIDHPPRPIKGKAPPPIKGKAPPPIKGKALTPAPVTEEELEPAPPPIKKRPHPYYGHLHPYNYQSELFDPLRYAYPSADMPDNSS